In one Kitasatospora cineracea genomic region, the following are encoded:
- the mqnC gene encoding cyclic dehypoxanthinyl futalosine synthase, giving the protein MSEQNLSATQLQAVLDRAAEGGRITAEEALELYRSAPLHALGAAADAVRRRRYAGVEHIATYIIERNINYTNVCVTACKFCAFYVPPKSEKGWSRDLDEILRRCAETVELGGTQIMFQGGHHPDYGVEYYEENFAAIKAGFPQLVIHSLGASEVEHMAKISGVPIEEAITRIHAAGLDSFAGAGAELLPERPRKAIAPLKESGERWLEIMETAHRLGVESTSTMLMGTGETNAERIEHLRMIRDVQDRTGGFRAFIPYTYQPQNNHLKGSTQATVFEYLRMIAVARLFLDNVAHIQGSWLTTGKEAGQLSLHYGADDLGSVMLEENVVSAAGAKHRSNLHELIHLIRTAGRVPAQRATTYEHLRVLDDPANDPVDPRVASHIASTAIEGGTAHPELTILAAN; this is encoded by the coding sequence GTGTCCGAGCAGAACCTTTCCGCGACCCAGTTGCAGGCCGTGCTGGACCGGGCCGCCGAGGGCGGCCGGATCACCGCCGAGGAGGCGCTGGAGCTGTACCGGTCGGCCCCGCTGCACGCGCTCGGCGCGGCCGCGGACGCGGTGCGGCGGCGGCGGTACGCGGGTGTCGAGCACATCGCCACGTACATCATCGAGCGGAACATCAACTACACCAACGTCTGCGTGACCGCGTGCAAGTTCTGCGCGTTCTACGTGCCGCCGAAGAGCGAGAAGGGCTGGTCGCGGGACCTGGACGAGATCCTGCGCCGGTGCGCGGAGACCGTCGAGCTCGGCGGCACCCAGATCATGTTCCAGGGCGGGCACCACCCCGACTACGGCGTCGAGTACTACGAGGAGAACTTCGCCGCGATCAAGGCCGGGTTCCCGCAGCTGGTGATCCACTCGCTGGGCGCCTCCGAGGTCGAGCACATGGCGAAGATCTCGGGCGTCCCGATCGAGGAGGCGATCACCCGGATCCACGCGGCGGGCCTCGACTCGTTCGCGGGCGCCGGTGCCGAACTGCTGCCCGAGCGGCCGCGCAAGGCGATCGCCCCGCTCAAGGAGTCCGGCGAGCGCTGGCTGGAGATCATGGAGACCGCGCACCGGCTCGGTGTCGAGTCCACCTCCACCATGCTGATGGGCACCGGCGAGACCAACGCCGAGCGGATCGAGCACCTGCGGATGATCCGCGACGTGCAGGACCGCACCGGCGGCTTCCGGGCGTTCATCCCCTACACCTACCAGCCGCAGAACAACCACCTGAAGGGCTCGACCCAGGCCACGGTCTTCGAGTACCTGCGGATGATCGCCGTCGCCCGGCTCTTCCTCGACAACGTCGCCCACATCCAGGGCTCCTGGCTCACCACCGGCAAGGAGGCCGGCCAACTCTCCCTGCACTACGGCGCGGACGACCTCGGCTCGGTCATGCTGGAGGAGAACGTCGTCTCCGCGGCCGGCGCCAAGCACCGCTCCAACCTGCACGAACTGATCCACCTGATCCGCACCGCAGGCCGGGTGCCCGCCCAGCGCGCCACCACGTACGAGCACCTGCGGGTCCTCGACGACCCGGCCAACGACCCGGTCGACCCGCGGGTCGCCTCGCACATCGCCTCCACCGCGATCGAGGGCGGCACCGCGCACCCCGAACTCACCATCCTGGCCGCCAACTGA
- a CDS encoding serine/threonine-protein kinase gives MELLTADDPSAIGDYRLLRRLGAGGMGRVYLGRTAGGRTVAVKVVRPELADDPEFRARFRQEVSAARRVGGRWTAPVLDADTEGPRPWVATGYVAGPALGEAVRTAGPLPVRSVHALGARLAEALEQVHALGLVHRDVKPSNVLLTLDGPRLIDFGVARALDAASTYTHSGYVVGSPGFMSPEQAAGSPTGPAGDVFSLGALLAYAATGTAPFGEGVSAPVLLYRVLHEEPELGGLDGELLDTVTACLAKDPAHRPTPAALRARLAPGAANGPEGWLPGPLAAAVGRAAVELLDLEGDSGPAGTAPVDRQPTVLDGGPRRAPRPEPVPGPGRRRRTLWAVLAAVAVLAAGYGGLAAGGHLPWNRAAPGSSPSPGQDAVTGTPSPGAAASGSRTPRPSGAASPGGSASASSSASAGTSAGASGSGKALPDAFLGTFRGDITTKIVPLASTFTVTFTAGRVGEEVGRTSNASQLSSTVCRGVLTLLSVTDAEVLLQERPDGNDSACTGVPEKQRYTLLGTGGLHLAVSGAPLGSDPEGDLAKQ, from the coding sequence ATGGAACTGCTGACGGCCGACGACCCGTCGGCGATCGGCGACTACCGGCTGCTGCGCCGGCTCGGCGCCGGTGGCATGGGCCGGGTCTACCTGGGCCGCACCGCGGGCGGGCGGACCGTCGCGGTCAAGGTGGTGCGCCCCGAACTCGCCGACGACCCCGAGTTCCGGGCCAGGTTCCGCCAGGAGGTGTCCGCGGCCCGCCGGGTCGGCGGCCGCTGGACCGCCCCCGTGCTGGACGCCGACACCGAGGGCCCCCGCCCCTGGGTCGCCACCGGCTACGTGGCCGGCCCCGCCCTCGGCGAGGCCGTCCGCACCGCCGGCCCGCTCCCGGTCCGCTCGGTGCACGCCCTCGGCGCCCGGCTCGCCGAAGCCCTCGAACAGGTGCACGCGCTCGGCCTGGTGCACCGGGACGTCAAACCGTCCAACGTGCTGCTCACCCTGGACGGGCCCCGGCTGATCGACTTCGGCGTCGCCCGCGCGCTGGACGCCGCCTCCACCTACACCCACAGCGGCTACGTGGTCGGCTCGCCCGGCTTCATGTCGCCCGAACAGGCCGCCGGCTCGCCCACCGGACCGGCCGGCGACGTCTTCTCGCTCGGCGCCCTGCTCGCCTACGCCGCCACCGGCACCGCCCCGTTCGGCGAAGGCGTCAGCGCCCCCGTCCTGCTCTACCGGGTGCTCCACGAGGAACCGGAACTCGGCGGTCTGGACGGCGAGTTGCTGGACACCGTGACCGCCTGCCTGGCCAAGGACCCGGCCCACCGGCCCACCCCCGCCGCGCTGCGCGCCCGGCTCGCCCCGGGCGCCGCGAACGGCCCCGAGGGCTGGCTGCCCGGCCCGCTGGCCGCCGCGGTCGGCCGGGCCGCCGTCGAACTCCTCGACCTGGAGGGCGACAGCGGCCCGGCCGGAACCGCCCCCGTCGACCGGCAGCCCACCGTGCTCGACGGCGGACCGCGCCGGGCCCCGCGGCCGGAGCCGGTCCCCGGGCCGGGGCGGCGGCGCCGGACGCTGTGGGCCGTGCTGGCGGCCGTGGCGGTGCTGGCCGCCGGGTACGGCGGGCTGGCCGCCGGCGGCCACCTGCCCTGGAACCGGGCCGCCCCCGGCAGCAGCCCCTCGCCCGGGCAGGACGCCGTCACCGGCACCCCGAGCCCCGGCGCCGCCGCGAGCGGCAGCCGCACCCCGCGGCCGAGCGGAGCGGCGAGCCCGGGCGGCAGTGCGAGCGCGAGTTCGAGCGCGAGTGCGGGTACGAGTGCGGGGGCGAGCGGTTCGGGCAAGGCGCTGCCCGACGCCTTCCTCGGCACCTTCAGGGGCGACATCACCACCAAGATCGTCCCGCTGGCGTCCACCTTCACCGTCACCTTCACCGCCGGCCGGGTCGGCGAGGAGGTCGGCCGCACCAGCAACGCCTCCCAACTCAGCAGCACCGTCTGCCGGGGCGTGCTCACCCTGCTCTCCGTCACCGACGCCGAAGTGCTGCTCCAGGAACGCCCGGACGGCAACGACAGCGCCTGCACCGGCGTCCCCGAGAAGCAGCGCTACACCCTGCTCGGCACCGGCGGCCTGCACCTGGCGGTCAGCGGGGCCCCGCTCGGCAGCGACCCCGAGGGCGACCTGGCCAAGCAGTAG
- a CDS encoding menaquinone biosynthetic enzyme MqnA/MqnD family protein, with protein MSSSDAGRSETAVRPRVGHIQFLNCLPLYWGLARTGNLLDLDLSKDTPEKLSDRLVSGALDIGPITCVEYLRHADRLVVLPDIAVGSDGPVMSCVIVSKVPLAGLDGRRVALGSTSRTSVRLARLLLEEREGVHPEYFSCPPDLDAMLAEADAAVLIGDPALRASLEQAPRQGLAVHDLGAMWKDWTGLPFVFAVWAARREYAEQHPALTAAVHRAFLESRDLSLAEAAKVAEQAARWEEFDAPLLETYFSEALDFSLGERQLAGLAEFARRVAPDSGFAPDVPIRLLEAVPAVV; from the coding sequence GTGAGCAGTAGCGATGCCGGACGGTCGGAGACCGCGGTCAGGCCGCGGGTCGGACACATCCAGTTCCTCAACTGTCTTCCCCTCTACTGGGGCCTCGCGCGCACGGGCAACCTGCTCGACCTCGACCTCAGCAAGGACACCCCGGAGAAGCTCAGCGACCGGCTGGTGTCCGGCGCCCTCGACATCGGCCCGATCACCTGCGTGGAGTACCTGCGGCACGCCGACCGGCTGGTGGTGCTCCCCGACATCGCGGTGGGCAGCGACGGCCCGGTGATGTCCTGCGTGATCGTCAGCAAGGTCCCGCTGGCCGGACTCGACGGCCGCCGGGTCGCCCTCGGCTCGACCAGCCGCACCTCCGTCCGGCTGGCCCGGCTGCTGCTCGAGGAGCGCGAGGGCGTGCACCCCGAGTACTTCTCCTGCCCGCCCGACCTGGACGCGATGCTGGCCGAGGCCGACGCCGCCGTCCTGATCGGCGACCCCGCGCTGCGCGCCTCGCTGGAACAGGCCCCCCGGCAGGGGCTGGCCGTGCACGACCTCGGCGCGATGTGGAAGGACTGGACCGGGCTGCCGTTCGTCTTCGCGGTCTGGGCCGCCCGCCGCGAGTACGCCGAGCAGCACCCCGCGCTGACCGCCGCCGTCCACCGGGCCTTCCTGGAGTCCCGCGACCTCTCGCTGGCCGAGGCCGCCAAGGTCGCCGAACAGGCCGCCCGCTGGGAGGAGTTCGACGCCCCGCTGCTGGAGACCTACTTCTCCGAGGCGCTCGACTTCTCGCTCGGCGAGCGCCAACTCGCCGGCCTCGCCGAGTTCGCCCGCCGGGTCGCCCCCGACAGCGGCTTCGCCCCCGACGTGCCGATCCGGCTGCTGGAGGCCGTGCCCGCGGTGGTCTGA
- a CDS encoding cold-shock protein, whose protein sequence is MATGTVKWFNAEKGFGFIAQEGGGPDVFVHYSAINASGFRSLEENQAVSFDVTQGPKGPQAENVTPV, encoded by the coding sequence ATGGCGACCGGAACCGTCAAGTGGTTCAACGCCGAGAAGGGCTTCGGCTTCATCGCCCAGGAGGGCGGCGGCCCCGACGTCTTCGTCCACTACTCCGCCATCAACGCGAGCGGCTTCCGCTCGCTGGAGGAGAACCAGGCGGTCAGCTTCGACGTCACCCAGGGCCCGAAGGGCCCGCAGGCGGAGAACGTCACCCCCGTCTGA
- a CDS encoding bile acid:sodium symporter family protein has product MHRLRSAHRALDRSLGRIGIDTYLLLLLGTVLLASLLPARGPAATAVTGAVRLAVALLFFLYGARLSPQEALAGARHWRLHLLILGCTFVLFPLLGEATRLLPDAVLPPQLFTGVLFLTLLPSTVQSSIAFTSVAGGNVAAAICAATFSSLLGIVLTPLLAAWLLTGASGVGVDGGQVLDIVLQLLVPFALGQLLRRWVGPWITRHRLVTMLVDRGSILLIVYSAFGEGVREGIWSRVTTGQLLWLVAVSLALLSAVLGFTHLASRRLGFSRPDRITIQFCGSKKSLANGLPLATILFPASAVGLAVLPLMLFHQLQLMVCTVLAQRWARRT; this is encoded by the coding sequence ATGCACCGCCTCCGGTCCGCCCACCGCGCCCTCGACCGCTCCCTCGGCCGGATCGGCATCGACACCTACCTCCTGCTGCTGCTCGGCACCGTCCTGCTGGCCTCCCTGCTGCCCGCCCGCGGCCCCGCCGCCACCGCCGTCACCGGCGCGGTCCGGCTCGCCGTCGCCCTGCTCTTCTTCCTGTACGGCGCCCGGCTCTCCCCGCAGGAGGCGCTGGCCGGCGCCCGGCACTGGCGGCTGCACCTGCTGATCCTGGGCTGCACCTTCGTCCTGTTCCCGCTGCTCGGCGAGGCCACCCGGCTGCTGCCGGACGCGGTGCTGCCCCCGCAGCTGTTCACCGGCGTGCTCTTCCTCACCCTGCTGCCGTCCACCGTGCAGTCCTCGATCGCGTTCACCTCGGTCGCGGGCGGCAACGTCGCGGCGGCGATCTGCGCGGCCACCTTCTCCAGCCTGCTCGGCATCGTCCTCACCCCGCTGCTGGCGGCCTGGCTGCTCACCGGCGCCTCCGGCGTCGGCGTGGACGGCGGCCAGGTGCTCGACATCGTCCTGCAGCTGCTCGTCCCGTTCGCCCTCGGCCAGCTGCTGCGCCGCTGGGTCGGCCCGTGGATCACCCGGCACCGGCTGGTCACCATGCTGGTGGACCGCGGCTCGATCCTGCTGATCGTCTACAGCGCGTTCGGCGAGGGCGTCCGCGAAGGGATCTGGAGCCGGGTCACCACCGGCCAGCTGCTCTGGCTGGTGGCGGTCTCCCTGGCCCTGCTCTCCGCCGTCCTGGGCTTCACCCACCTCGCCTCCCGCCGGCTCGGCTTCTCCCGCCCGGACCGGATCACCATCCAGTTCTGCGGTTCCAAGAAGTCACTGGCCAACGGCCTCCCGCTGGCCACCATCCTGTTCCCGGCCTCCGCCGTCGGCCTCGCCGTCCTCCCGCTGATGCTCTTCCACCAGCTCCAGCTGATGGTCTGCACCGTCCTCGCCCAGCGCTGGGCCCGCCGGACCTGA
- a CDS encoding TetR/AcrR family transcriptional regulator, with protein sequence MSAAGDPRAERTRAKLRAALLAECADRPLADLAVAAVVRRAGVGRATFYLHYPDLSALAVDACAGVVRDAVEALHAWRGVADPAAPPSALVGFFDRADTHRGLYRELLAPGGGGPLGPVLHRELRERSRTERELAGAPDAPLVAAAVAGAFTGVLADWLHGLVDEPPAAVAGRVWRLLIGLHRTPLG encoded by the coding sequence GTGAGCGCGGCGGGCGACCCGAGGGCGGAGCGGACCAGGGCGAAGCTGCGGGCCGCGCTGCTGGCCGAGTGCGCGGACCGCCCGCTGGCCGACCTGGCCGTGGCGGCGGTGGTGCGCCGGGCGGGGGTCGGCCGGGCGACGTTCTACCTGCACTACCCGGACCTGTCGGCGCTGGCCGTGGACGCCTGCGCGGGCGTGGTCCGGGACGCGGTGGAGGCGCTGCACGCCTGGCGGGGCGTCGCGGACCCGGCGGCGCCGCCGTCCGCGCTGGTCGGGTTCTTCGACCGGGCGGACACCCACCGCGGCCTGTACCGGGAACTGCTGGCACCGGGCGGCGGCGGCCCGCTCGGGCCGGTGCTCCACCGGGAGCTGCGGGAACGCAGCCGCACCGAGCGGGAGTTGGCGGGCGCCCCGGACGCCCCGCTGGTCGCCGCGGCGGTCGCGGGCGCGTTCACCGGCGTCCTGGCGGACTGGCTGCACGGACTGGTCGACGAACCGCCGGCGGCCGTCGCGGGACGGGTGTGGCGGCTGCTGATCGGACTGCACCGCACGCCGCTGGGGTGA
- a CDS encoding DUF1304 domain-containing protein produces the protein MEVAAAVLVGAVALLHGYILVLEMFLWEKAPGRALSGFDAELARRTAPLAANQGLYNGFLAAGLVWGLLADDPTGFRVRVFFLACVLVAGLYGGLTANRRILLAQALPGALALTAVLVAG, from the coding sequence ATGGAGGTCGCGGCGGCGGTGCTGGTCGGGGCGGTGGCCCTGTTGCACGGGTACATCCTGGTGCTGGAGATGTTCCTGTGGGAGAAGGCGCCGGGGCGGGCACTGTCCGGGTTCGACGCGGAACTGGCCCGGCGGACGGCCCCGTTGGCGGCCAACCAGGGCCTGTACAACGGGTTCCTGGCGGCGGGCCTGGTCTGGGGCCTGCTGGCGGACGACCCGACGGGCTTCCGGGTGCGGGTGTTCTTCCTGGCCTGCGTGCTGGTCGCGGGCCTGTACGGCGGCCTGACCGCGAACCGGCGGATCCTGCTCGCCCAGGCCCTGCCCGGGGCGCTGGCGCTGACCGCGGTGCTGGTGGCGGGGTGA
- a CDS encoding DUF1707 SHOCT-like domain-containing protein, which produces MTSSPPDQPQTRIAAADRDAAVERLQLAYAEERITQDELDQRVHAALTATVRADLDAVLHDLPAEAPGSSVTLSAMNGRLVRRGPWRVPRTLTVASAFAKVHLDLSAAVIDHPVVDIELGAGFGRTTITVPRDATVDLDGLQQSWKTVRYRPPRTPAPTPGPTIRITGTPGFGRLKIRHARR; this is translated from the coding sequence GTGACCTCCTCCCCGCCGGACCAGCCGCAGACCCGGATCGCCGCCGCCGACCGGGACGCCGCCGTCGAACGCCTCCAACTCGCCTACGCCGAGGAGCGGATCACCCAGGACGAACTCGACCAGCGGGTCCACGCGGCCCTCACCGCCACCGTCCGCGCCGACCTCGACGCCGTCCTGCACGACCTGCCCGCCGAGGCCCCCGGCAGCTCCGTCACGCTCAGCGCGATGAACGGCCGCCTGGTCCGCCGCGGCCCCTGGCGCGTCCCGCGCACCCTGACCGTCGCCTCCGCCTTCGCCAAGGTCCACCTCGACCTGAGCGCCGCGGTCATCGACCACCCGGTCGTCGACATCGAACTCGGCGCCGGCTTCGGCCGCACCACCATCACCGTCCCGCGCGACGCCACCGTCGACCTCGACGGCCTCCAGCAGTCCTGGAAGACCGTCCGCTACCGCCCCCCGCGCACCCCCGCCCCCACCCCGGGCCCCACCATCCGCATCACCGGCACCCCGGGCTTCGGCCGCCTCAAGATCCGCCACGCCCGCCGCTGA
- a CDS encoding Uma2 family endonuclease produces the protein MSALPSERSYDAADPERALKYAIQHYAGDRVQIVEGVIEPMSPGWDRESIASHLRRQLTARVFDLDCVMGAGDLDLPGSSNWYIPDVAVVPEALAKGSAALLPDQTLLVVEVTSDSNADTDRVVKRRRYAEYGAPLYLLIDRQDRACTLFSEPGALGYTRAVGPLPFGEPVELPEPFGLRVDTSRF, from the coding sequence ATGAGCGCGCTGCCCAGCGAGCGGTCGTACGACGCCGCCGATCCGGAACGGGCCCTGAAGTACGCGATCCAGCACTATGCCGGTGACCGCGTCCAGATCGTGGAAGGAGTCATCGAGCCGATGTCGCCAGGGTGGGACCGCGAATCGATCGCCAGCCACCTGCGCCGCCAACTGACGGCCCGGGTCTTCGATCTCGACTGCGTGATGGGCGCGGGGGACTTGGACCTGCCAGGGTCGAGCAATTGGTACATCCCCGACGTCGCGGTCGTGCCCGAAGCACTGGCGAAGGGCAGCGCCGCTCTGCTGCCCGACCAGACGCTGCTGGTGGTCGAGGTGACGTCCGACTCGAACGCGGACACCGACCGGGTGGTGAAGCGGCGTCGGTACGCCGAGTACGGGGCGCCGCTCTACCTGTTGATCGATCGTCAGGACCGGGCCTGCACGCTGTTCTCCGAGCCGGGCGCGCTCGGGTACACCCGGGCGGTCGGGCCACTGCCGTTCGGGGAGCCGGTCGAGCTGCCGGAGCCGTTCGGGCTGCGGGTGGACACCTCCCGGTTCTGA
- a CDS encoding dicarboxylate/amino acid:cation symporter, whose protein sequence is MSTAPAPTLLGRLRRTPFWVQIVGGLVLGLLLGWIARAGDVSWLTTTLDTIGKTFVQLLKLAVPPLVFTAIIVSVANLRNVTNAARLAVRTLFWFLATSLIAVAVGLGLGLLTDPGKGANLSTAGVKGVEKGGTWVDFLTGIIPSNIADAFLKVNVLQIVFLGVVVGAAVLKLGEKAEPVRKISEAVLELVQTALWWVIRLAPLGTLGLIGKSVAVYGWDLLKPFSTLTIDVYAGCAIVLFGVYSLLLRFVGGLNPLNFFKGAWPAIQLAFVSRSSVGTLPVTRRVTERLGVPSEYASFAVPFGATTKMDGCAAIYPSLAAIFVAQVYGIDLGIKDYLLIAFVSVIGSAATAGLTGAIVMLTLTLSTLGLPLEGVGLLLAIDPILDMMRTATNVAGQVVVPILVSAREKTLDLAAYNAPTGDLLAEDRPAAVPAQTAGEPVAA, encoded by the coding sequence ATGTCCACCGCGCCCGCGCCCACCCTGCTGGGACGCCTCCGCCGCACCCCCTTCTGGGTCCAGATCGTCGGCGGCCTCGTCCTCGGCCTGCTGCTCGGCTGGATCGCCCGCGCCGGCGACGTCAGCTGGCTGACCACCACCCTGGACACCATCGGCAAGACCTTCGTCCAGCTGCTCAAGCTGGCCGTCCCGCCGCTGGTGTTCACCGCGATCATCGTCTCGGTCGCCAACCTGCGGAACGTCACCAACGCCGCCCGGCTCGCCGTCCGCACCCTGTTCTGGTTCCTCGCCACCTCGCTGATCGCGGTGGCCGTCGGCCTCGGCCTCGGCCTGCTCACCGACCCCGGCAAGGGCGCCAACCTCTCCACCGCCGGGGTCAAGGGCGTGGAGAAGGGCGGCACCTGGGTCGACTTCCTGACCGGCATCATCCCGAGCAACATCGCCGACGCCTTCCTCAAGGTGAACGTCCTGCAGATCGTCTTCCTCGGCGTGGTCGTCGGCGCGGCCGTCCTCAAGCTCGGCGAGAAGGCCGAGCCGGTCCGCAAGATCTCCGAGGCCGTCCTCGAACTCGTCCAGACCGCCCTGTGGTGGGTCATCCGGCTCGCCCCGCTCGGCACCCTCGGCCTGATCGGCAAGTCCGTCGCCGTCTACGGCTGGGACCTGCTCAAGCCCTTCTCCACCCTCACCATCGACGTCTACGCCGGCTGCGCGATCGTCCTGTTCGGCGTCTACTCGCTGCTGCTGCGCTTCGTCGGCGGCCTCAACCCGCTGAACTTCTTCAAGGGCGCCTGGCCCGCGATCCAGCTCGCCTTCGTCTCCCGCTCCTCGGTCGGCACCCTGCCGGTCACCCGCCGGGTCACCGAGCGCCTGGGCGTTCCGTCCGAATACGCGAGCTTTGCGGTGCCGTTCGGCGCGACCACCAAGATGGACGGCTGCGCCGCGATCTACCCGTCGCTCGCCGCGATCTTCGTCGCCCAGGTGTACGGCATCGACCTCGGCATCAAGGACTACCTGCTGATCGCCTTCGTCTCGGTGATCGGCTCCGCGGCCACCGCCGGCCTCACCGGCGCGATCGTGATGCTCACCCTGACCCTCTCCACCCTGGGCCTCCCGCTGGAGGGCGTCGGCCTGCTGCTGGCGATCGACCCGATCCTCGACATGATGCGCACCGCCACCAACGTGGCCGGTCAGGTCGTCGTCCCGATCCTGGTCTCCGCCCGCGAGAAGACCCTCGACCTCGCCGCCTACAACGCCCCCACCGGTGACCTCCTCGCGGAGGACCGCCCGGCCGCCGTCCCGGCCCAGACCGCCGGCGAGCCCGTCGCCGCCTGA
- a CDS encoding MFS transporter: MGYTALLRAPHVTRLLLGTLLGRLPAGMTALVIALALREAGAPYSRIGLATAAYAIAAAVGGPVLGRLVDLTGQPRVLLASAALAGTGYALLALAPGSALAAPLGAAVAGLCMPPLEPCLRSLWPDVVEPEQLDTAYAFDSASQQVLYVAGPLAVAGIAGALSPTAALWTAAVLGLLGALVVAGSAPARAWQAPPRAASAGLLGPLRSPGLVLLLLGLAGAGWAVGAQNVLFIAYAEQHPGGLPGGAGTLLALAALAGLLGALAYGTARWRAGTATRTWVLALGMAACYLPLLLLPGPRPMAALAFVSGLGLAPLLAAAFVLVAELAPTGTVTEAFAWLVTLFATGNAAGYAVSGALVDTSLHAVALCAAGGITLGGLLLLAARTRLRPADAPAPAPALV; encoded by the coding sequence ATGGGCTACACCGCCCTGCTCCGCGCCCCGCACGTCACCCGGCTGCTGCTCGGCACCCTGCTCGGCCGGCTCCCCGCCGGCATGACCGCCCTGGTGATCGCGCTCGCCCTGCGCGAGGCCGGCGCCCCGTACAGCCGGATCGGCCTGGCCACCGCCGCGTACGCGATCGCCGCCGCCGTCGGCGGGCCCGTCCTCGGCCGGCTGGTCGACCTCACCGGGCAGCCCCGCGTCCTGCTCGCCTCCGCCGCGCTGGCCGGCACCGGCTACGCGCTGCTCGCCCTCGCCCCCGGCTCCGCCCTCGCCGCCCCGCTCGGCGCCGCCGTCGCCGGACTCTGCATGCCCCCGCTGGAACCCTGCCTGCGCTCGCTGTGGCCCGACGTCGTCGAACCCGAACAGCTCGACACCGCCTACGCCTTCGACTCCGCCTCCCAGCAGGTGCTGTACGTCGCCGGGCCGCTCGCCGTCGCCGGGATCGCCGGCGCCCTCTCCCCCACCGCCGCGCTCTGGACCGCCGCCGTGCTCGGCCTGCTCGGCGCCCTGGTGGTGGCCGGGTCCGCCCCCGCCCGGGCCTGGCAGGCCCCGCCGCGCGCGGCCTCCGCCGGACTGCTCGGCCCGCTGCGCTCCCCCGGGCTGGTCCTGCTGCTGCTCGGCCTGGCCGGCGCCGGCTGGGCGGTCGGCGCGCAGAACGTGCTGTTCATCGCGTACGCCGAGCAGCACCCCGGCGGCCTGCCCGGCGGCGCCGGGACGCTGCTCGCGCTGGCCGCGCTGGCCGGACTGCTCGGCGCGCTGGCCTACGGCACCGCCCGCTGGCGGGCCGGTACCGCGACCCGCACCTGGGTGCTCGCCCTCGGCATGGCCGCCTGCTACCTGCCGCTGCTGCTCCTGCCCGGCCCCCGGCCGATGGCCGCGCTGGCCTTCGTCTCCGGCCTGGGCCTGGCCCCGCTGCTGGCCGCCGCGTTCGTGCTGGTCGCCGAACTCGCCCCGACCGGCACCGTCACCGAGGCGTTCGCCTGGCTGGTCACCCTGTTCGCCACCGGCAACGCGGCCGGCTACGCGGTCTCAGGCGCCCTGGTCGACACCTCGCTGCACGCCGTCGCCCTGTGCGCGGCCGGCGGCATCACCCTCGGCGGCCTGCTGCTGCTCGCCGCCCGCACCCGGCTGCGTCCCGCCGACGCCCCGGCCCCCGCCCCCGCCCTGGTCTGA
- a CDS encoding GNAT family N-acetyltransferase translates to MTSHQLPTGHSLSTDPARLDREAVHRWLSEDAYWALGRPRDKQERAIDNSLNFGLYEDVSGAQVGYARVVTDHATFAWLCDVYIAPGARGRGLGTALAAAVRDELADRGLRRLLLATRDAHEVYAKVGFEPMAVPEKWMILGEQ, encoded by the coding sequence ATGACGAGTCACCAGCTGCCCACCGGCCACAGCCTCTCCACCGACCCCGCCCGCCTCGACCGGGAGGCCGTGCACCGCTGGCTCTCCGAGGACGCCTACTGGGCGCTCGGCCGCCCCCGCGACAAGCAGGAGCGGGCCATCGACAACTCGCTCAACTTCGGCCTGTACGAGGACGTTTCGGGCGCCCAGGTCGGCTACGCCCGGGTGGTCACCGACCACGCCACCTTCGCCTGGCTGTGCGACGTCTACATCGCCCCCGGGGCCCGCGGCCGGGGCCTGGGCACCGCGCTGGCCGCCGCCGTCCGCGACGAGCTCGCCGACCGCGGCCTGCGCCGCCTGCTGCTCGCCACCCGGGACGCGCACGAGGTGTACGCCAAGGTCGGCTTCGAGCCGATGGCGGTGCCGGAGAAGTGGATGATCCTCGGCGAGCAGTAG